CATAGCACGTGGAGCAAAGCTCTGAAAACAGACCCCAGTGACATTTGATGGGGCTGCACACCGAGTCTGACACACAGGGTCAGTGTTGTCTGcgtgcttctgtgtgtgtgtgtgtgtgtgtgtgtatgtgtgtgtgtgtgtgtgtgtggttgtaacTTTGCGAATCACGACCAAACTCCACCCATCCAGAGGGTGTGCACTCTGTGAGGAGAGACCTTACCCTCCAgtcagtgtgtggtgtgtggtgaagtgtgtgtgtgtgtgtgtgtgtgtgtgcgtcctctGCCTATTCTCTAAATAACCTGTTGAGCCAGTCAAGCTCACACTCAGTCTCAGGCCGCAGTGGGCTCAGCTCTtcacttctccttcttttccgaCTCTGATCTCAACTGAAGCGTCACTGTGAGTatctgattttctctttttttttgttcacgtgtgtgtgtgtgtgtgtgtgtgtatgtgtatgtgtatgtgtgtgtgtgtgtgtgtatgtgtgtgtgtgtgtgtgtgagtgcgtgagtgTTTTCTCAGATATCACCGGCTCACAGAGTGATTTAACGACCCGTACGTGATATCACAGGTCAATAAATAATaagctttgatttatttatgacttTGCTTTTTCTGCCTGTAGAGCTGaaactaaaaacaacatcatgtcAACTGTTTGTGAAGTTATTCAGACGCTGGGAATGTTTGAACGTCTGGAGAAGAATCCAAATATCACTTCCTCGTGTCATCTTCATTAATAATCATCAGCTGATGTGTGACATGAATCCAAATCAGACTGATGTCTGAGAAGGTGCtggacttgttgttgttgttgttgttattttgggGGCGAGGTCTCCGGGACAAATATGAATTCATGGAATCTGGACCTGAAATGAAGTTTCTTTGCGAGTAtacgtgtgttgtgtgttttactgcatctttgctctctcgctctcgttgATTGATGAATTGCCATTTGCCTTTTGAGCGTGACGCAGGTAAACCGGCGGTGCACCTGAGGTCAAAGACTTATTCTCAGAGCTTTAATAAGAGCAATTCATCTTTAATAAGCTGCTtaaaatcacacactcacacttcatGGTGTTGTTCTCCACATGTTGCATTTACTGAGCGATCGTTAGTGTCTTAATAATTCTACAATAGTTAGTTATACAGTATAAGGCAAGTATTTATATGATATAATGTGTTTTAGATGCTGGGAGGTGAGTGTGGAGTGTTGAATTTGATTATATTTCTTGTATTTTTAATGGAATATGAGCTTCAGCTAGGCGTTGCATACGTTTGAGATAAGATGGAGCAACGTCTGAGGTCAGAGCGATATTGTTAATAAAGGTGTCGTTAATAAGAATGAGAACATTCTCTTGGAGAGGCGGTACAGTTCCAGTGCAGTGGCTGTTGTTTGTATTTGAgataaacacaaatcaaactGAGCTTGAGACAATGTGGGACCACAAGGTGAAAGACCAGTGTGTTGCTGCGCGAgcctgaggtcagaggttatcGTTTGGGTCTTTAGTGTTAATCATTGACGGAGAAGAAGGTTATTACAAGACGTCgttgtgtgttctgtgttgaaTGAGTCAACGCTCCCTTGTGGTTATGTGTCATTTATCATAATCTCCTGCCCTTGTTCTAACctcttacatttaaaaaaaaaaaaattcagatgtgATGGATTGAGAAATTCTTTGCCTTAAGATTGTTCAAGATATCCACATTGTCTTCGAATCATCTATGGATTTAGAACAATTTAGTCATTTCTCCGGCGTTTCTGTGGAATCTTGCACCTGTGAAACCACTTCTGGAGAAACACCGTCGCCTCCTCGACAAACAGATGGACGCGCGAGCGAAGATTAGAAAGTCATCCGTCGTCTGTCCCTGACACTCGCTGTCCGGTCACTGAACTCTGGCTGCGTCAGCGGGGAGGGAAGTTTCTGTCCCGTTCTTCGATGAGCTTCTTCTTCGCTGTGTGACACTTGAGAGAAAGGGGGGTGATGGTCCTCCTCCGCGCTCCGTGAGACTCGGCCGACACCTCGCACTTCCTGCCGCTCTTTGGATGTAGGACGCCAACCGACCATCACCTGTGTTTGTTCTGGGGCGACGAGATGGAGTCAAGATAAAGTGCATGAACAAGAGAGGCCTCCTCTCGCAgggacgaagaagaaggaagaggaagaggaagaggaagaagaagaagaagaagaggaagaggaagaagaagaagaggaagaggaagaagaagaagaagaagaagaagaagaagaagaagaagaggaagaggaagaggaagaagaggagtttGTGGGCTCCGGCCACAAACCTCACTTTTATTTTGCGTTTTCCTTTGGTGATGAAAAGGAGGGTTTGAGAGCGAAGGCGGACAAATCCCCTCAAAGGATCCGACCTGAATTCTCCTCAGAAAGCTGCACGTGTCCGGTCACGTTCATCATCCAGTACATGTACGTCTGCTTGTGTCCACATCATCAGGGCCGTGTCTGTAATCatcgtttttctctcttttctttttccttgggtgtgtgtgtgtgtgtgtgtgcgtgtgtgtgtgtgtgtgtgtgtgcgtgtgtgggatACCAAACCACCCAAAGAGATCCGAGGAAAAACCTTccggaagaagagaaaaaaaagaagaagacaggaCTGGAAAGTCTCTGCCACAGTGGAAGAAGACTGGACTGCACCGAGGGCccgactgcgtgtgtgtgtgtgtgtgtgtgtgtgtgtgcgtgtgcgtcttaGGTGCGTCCAGCTGAAAGGAGGTCATGTCAGCGACACTCACCTGCGCCTGCTTCCTCCTGTGGATCAGCTTCGCCACGCAGGACAAAACCccaggtgagacacacaaacGCCTCTTTGTCCGGCCGCTCCGCCGATCGACGGGCCGGAGGGTTCTTCTGCGGAACCTGATCCACGCGGATCCTGTCTGGGAAGAATGTCATGGAAGAGTGTGTGAATCTTAGAGTTGCAGCACTAGTTTCTGTCGACATGTGAGTCAGATGGCAGCTTTGCCACCGTTTCCTCTGAATGAAATCCTGACGCGAGGGACGAACTCAGGATGGAAAAACATTGTCCGACCGCGGCGAGTGAAGCTGAAGttaaagggggaaagaaaaggaaaaaaaaaacccctccgcTGGCTTCGACTTCACAGTTCAGACCGACATTCCTCACAGATGAGCTCATCCTTGACTCAGCAACTTCATCGAAAGCACCTGGGCGAATGTGAGCAACTCCATGTGGAGCtgaaactgaaaacagctgGAGGCTTCATCCATGCGTCTGTGCAGACAAAGAGAAGTGTGTCAGACCACAGGGCCACGTGACAAATACGATGATTCATCAATGAACGCGTGGATTAAAACTTAATCAGACAAAAACCAAACCGGAGCTTGTGAATGAATCTCAGTCTTCATCACTAGGGGACGGAGTTTGCttagttgccatggagacagtGTAAGAAGTCCTTTTATTCTTTACATAATTAAAAGTAAAGATACTCAACTACAAGTCAAAGAACTACATCCATAAATCCATAAAAGTACAAGGCAGAGCATGAACGATGCCAAAGAGCTGCAGATAACGAACGTTCCGAACCTGAGCGTGTCCGAAGAGTCAAACTGGctaagatgagatgagataagatacgATAACATACGTTGAGGTAAGATAACGTGAGATAAGAGAAGATGCAGTGAGATGAGATAACACACGGTACGGTACGATACGAAATTCCTATGTGACCATGTCGTCTCTCTCCAGTCGCCGCAGTGAAGCCGGTGAACAAAACATAAGCATAAATTATAGAAATTATAACAAACTTACTCTTAACCTGGACTTCTGAGgggaaaacagtgaaaacacgCTCGGTGCGTTTGGGTTAACGCTTCACCAAGATAAACAAGTGGCGGCTCTGATGCTCCAGTCAGGTGCCAAAGATTATTACATCCTGAGCAATATCTCTACACagttgcatatttatttattactctAAAGAAACTAGCAGACGGAAAGCGCTGAGTTTTTCTGGTCGATGGCGTCTTGTGGAATGTACAGATATGTCTCTGGGTCTATAATAACCTCCGGAGGGAAACATCTGGTTCCTCGGCCGCTAAACGCTTCGCTCTGTCCACCATCTGCTCCCCGACTGCGTCCGTCTGCCGCTCGCCCGACGACGCGCGGCGAGTTTATGGGAGCGGCGGCCAGAAAAACCCGAAACCCGGAAGACGCGTATTGATTCACAAGCAAGTCGCTGAAGCTCCTCTCGTTCGGCACGACGACCGAACCGTCTCCCGTGTTCTGACGACGAGCTCGTCCTGTCAGTTGCAGGATCCGCCTCGAGTGTTGACTTGAACGGAGTCACGACACGTCTGAGGTCAACGTTTCAGACCTTGTCGCCGACTTCCTCGGAGTAACACGCGTTTGCTCAGGAAAACCGCCGCACCCGGCGCAGAACCCGCAACGGAGGCGCCCGGGAATGTGGTCCGCCAGCCGTGATGATGACGAGGGGGGCAGGCAGGCAGCCGGGGCCCCGGAGGCTGTGACTGACCCGCggggcaggagggagagagggagcagctggATGAGTCACCACACACAAGGACAGAGTCAGAACCCTGCagtctcacgcacacacattcacacagggaCACTTGGGAGCCTGGCATCAAACCATCGACCTGCCGGTTAGCGGACgaccctctgtctctctctggtggTAGGGGCCTGCACCCCCTACCACCAGAGGGATCTCGGGGTCTCAGCGTGTCGTCCACGCCCCCAATAAGTGATGTCAGAGCAGGTCACAGGAGGTGAACCGAGCCACACGGTTTCCACTAACTGTTCATAAGgtgtttttgatttcatgtaTAAACAGCAGGAGAGACCAGCGGACCTGGGAGCAGAATATCCTCGGTCTTGTCCTTCAACTACAGCCCACAAAACCTCCAGCATCATTAATATGTATTCATCTATTGATGCTCACTGTCATTTTAACGTATCAGTGAGTTTGTTTCTGCCTCAACAATCAGAAATGTTTCCTAAACCTCAGTCTGTCAGTCCTCAGCAGTGGAAATGACCAAACGGTGACACAGCATGACgcaacgcacacacaggcacacaggcacacacacacacacacacacacacacacacacacacacacacacacacacacacacacacacacacacacacacacacacacacacacacacacacacacacacgtacgccTGGACAACTGTTCCCATGAATTACAAGTAAGACCTGAATGTAGCCCAggcgttttttaaatttgtgattCATTCCCCGTCACGATGTGTCATTACGTCTGCTCATCATTTCCCAATAATAAGGTTTGATCCGCCTCCGGCCCCGGATGTGAAGCAACAAAGGAAAGTCACATCACGCTTTAACAGCCAACGCTCCTGGTCCAGAGTAGCAAGCAATGTGGAGATATGATCGAATCGAGTCGAATCAGAgggagacaaataaataaaacggaTATTAAAAACTTgtcagatcaaataaaaaaggttcAAACCTGTAGACAACCGTCCCGTCAGCACCAGAAAGTCTGCGTTGCATTTCACTCAAAGTGCTAAAGCtgcgatcaataatcaccagatatctctcagatatgcttcgtcataaacacgCACACCTGTGAAAACATCAAACCCCAAATCCCAcaattatggacgttatcttacatgaAGCACATTAGGTCATGTCCAGCCGTTTCCTTACaataatgtaagataacgtccataattataggatttcggGTTTGATGTCTTCACCGGTGTGCGTGTTTAagacgaagcatatctgagagaaatccGGTGATTGTTGATCGCTGCTTCATCAACATGAAGTCACGTTAAGCCTTTTCCTTGTGGGCTTCAATTGGGAGAGCGAATAACGTCCATAGCTATAGGATGATTCTACGTGACCTCACCACGTGTCCCCTCCCGTCAGAGGTCACCGTGACGTGCTCCGTGTCGGAGGACTGCGTGCTGCCCTGCAGCTTCCCGCCCGCCGGCGAGGAGACCGTCGAGTGGTTCAGACAGGACGTGGTGGTGTACAAGTTTGAGCGggaagacgaggacgacgaggacgaggacgaggacgacgacgacgacagcaaGAGCAGCAGCGAGGAGCACCTGGACCACCAGCAGCTGGGCGGGCGCGCATCCGTGTTTCCGCACCTGATATCCCGCGGCAACGCCACGCTGATCCTCAGGAGGAGCGGCCTCAAGGACAGGGGCACGTACAGGTGTCACGTGCGCACGGCGAGCGGCGAGCACAACGCCAAAGTCATCCTGAAGGTGGAAGGTGAGGCCAAAGCCCCGAAAACACACAGGCCATATTTATTAGGAGGTTTAAAAACACCGTAACTTTcctttaaagctccagtgtgtcacaaatgtaatataatgtccataactctgtgttcatatatgagttaaatgtagttccatgaggtggaccgacctccgtgtgagtctccatgtttctacgtcgtgttgaataactgcaactttaccaccagatggcgccagaaaatgacacactggggctttaaggttGATGCATCAGTGCAGTTTAAAACCGCTGTGGTAGTAACACACTGTGTGAACTCATGATATCACCCACTGCCAGGCTAAACTGGGCCCTGGCATTTAGAGTCAGGTGCTGCTGGGAAACACTGAAgcatgctgagtgtgtgtgtgtgtgtgtgtgtgtgtgtgtgtgtgtgtgtgtgcagcacccATCCGAGGCCTGGCTCTGGAGCTGTCCAGGCTGAGCGGCTACGAGGAGATGAAGTGCACCGTCCGCAATGTCTTCCCGGCGCCCCGCGTAACCTGGGCGACCGAGCCGCCCACGTTCGAGGACCTGCGGCCGGTCACGCGGATGCTGGCGGACAAACAGGGGCTGTACATGGTCGACAGCCGCCTCCGACTGCTCAAAGGACAGTCCGACCTCGTGTACATCTGCAAAGTGGCAACCCCGTACGGTGGGCCGGCCTGGACGGCCTCGCTCAGGGAGAGAGGTGTGAGGAGAAGACAAGCTGATACCTCGGatggttttgtgtgttgaaaTCTGAGATGGTCTCTCACATCATGTCTCCTCCTGCTAGAGATCAGAGGGACTCAGGGCAGAGATCTGACCATCCCCTGCTCCGCCCCGTCTTACCTGAACCACCCCTCCCTGGAGTGGAGCTTCTCCGGCGGCGAGGACCCCTCGCACATCCTCACCTACGACAGTCGGTCGGGCCGCAGCATCTCCACGGCGCCGTGGGACAGCCACGTGGAGCTGGACGGCTTCAGGGTCCCGTTCGGCGACGGCTCCCTGAGACTCATGGACCCCAGGCACTCGGAGCACACGGGCAGCTACACCTGCAGGTTCTCCGTGCCGTACGGCGCGCACACCGAGCGCACGGACGTCACCATCGACGGCCCCGACGGTGAGGTCACACACGCGCGCGAACACGGCCGTGAGCCACAGAGCggtggaggtcaaaggttacaGCCGGTGTTGTTTCAGTGGTGGATTaagacacatttgttttggttttttagCCATTTCAGGCGTAAGATCCTGGAaacaaaggtgttttttttcatcaggatcAAATCACAGTTCACTCGGCTTCTCATTCGATTTTGTTCACGGCGAGAAAAATATGGAATATTACCAGACGTACGTTTGAATGACCACACTGGTGGTTACTTGTACATTTGTTTCAAATACTCTCGCTGTACTTTTGACAAGTTTTCAGAAGTTTTAAGATCAGTTTCCAAACGTCACACCGAGAGTCACTTGATTAAGACactaaagacaaaaacataattatgaaggttttgaatttattgaagtttatttgtttgtttgtttgctgactCAGCTGattttgatgacattttatttggagGGATGGGAAATGACCCGAGGACGGACAGatgacattttctttaacatggcgcAGAGAAGATCCCTCTCGTTATTTCATGTACTGGTCAGTTTGAGACTTTCCGTTCtggtagaaaaaataaatatccagaAAACACTTTTACAGGTTAAAACCTTCAGTTTTCTCAATGGTTTCACGCAGAAGTTTGTTCTCATATCATTCTTGAACATTTTATTACTTACATTGTTTTAAATGGTAATAACAGTAttatcagggtttttttatAGAATGATTAATAGAAATAAC
This window of the Scophthalmus maximus strain ysfricsl-2021 chromosome 21, ASM2237912v1, whole genome shotgun sequence genome carries:
- the hhla2b.1 gene encoding uncharacterized protein hhla2b.1 — its product is MSATLTCACFLLWISFATQDKTPEVTVTCSVSEDCVLPCSFPPAGEETVEWFRQDVVVYKFEREDEDDEDEDEDDDDDSKSSSEEHLDHQQLGGRASVFPHLISRGNATLILRRSGLKDRGTYRCHVRTASGEHNAKVILKVEAPIRGLALELSRLSGYEEMKCTVRNVFPAPRVTWATEPPTFEDLRPVTRMLADKQGLYMVDSRLRLLKGQSDLVYICKVATPYGGPAWTASLREREIRGTQGRDLTIPCSAPSYLNHPSLEWSFSGGEDPSHILTYDSRSGRSISTAPWDSHVELDGFRVPFGDGSLRLMDPRHSEHTGSYTCRFSVPYGAHTERTDVTIDGPDGERSVADEPSHWWIFGLVIAGLILALSVMLACLKLKGARGRKPRDDPEEVTELHVVKDSTGDRHLNERTAFNGQSGLQT